Proteins encoded together in one Lysinibacillus sp. FSL K6-0232 window:
- a CDS encoding nucleotidyltransferase domain-containing protein: protein MKAIIQKRLLEIEEKYKVKILYAVESGSRAWGFPSKDSDYDVRFIYIHQPEWYLAIDPQGIGSKRDVIEEPINDLLDISGWEITKALRLFRKNNPPLLEWLRSDIIYYEKYAFIDNLRALETEVFSPNAMLHHYLNMAKNNYREYLQGSEVKIKKYFYVLRPILACKWIRQYNAVPPISFHTLIKEAALTDELNVEIDQLLKRKLQGDELDIEPRIQIVNDFLELEMEQIYTYIHSLKTEKKNPTAILDQLFRSTLKEVWG from the coding sequence ATGAAAGCTATAATTCAAAAGAGGCTGCTAGAAATAGAAGAAAAATATAAAGTAAAAATTTTGTATGCTGTTGAATCAGGTAGTCGAGCATGGGGCTTTCCTTCCAAGGATAGTGATTATGATGTTCGTTTTATTTATATTCATCAGCCAGAATGGTATCTTGCAATTGATCCTCAAGGAATTGGCAGCAAGCGAGATGTTATTGAGGAGCCAATCAATGATTTATTAGATATAAGTGGTTGGGAGATTACAAAGGCATTACGTCTTTTTAGAAAAAATAATCCGCCGCTTTTAGAATGGCTAAGAAGCGACATTATTTATTATGAAAAATACGCATTTATTGACAATCTTCGTGCGCTAGAAACGGAGGTATTTTCTCCAAATGCAATGCTTCATCATTATTTAAATATGGCAAAAAATAATTATCGTGAATATCTACAAGGATCAGAAGTAAAAATCAAAAAGTATTTTTATGTACTACGCCCAATATTAGCTTGCAAATGGATAAGACAGTATAATGCAGTTCCACCGATTAGCTTTCATACATTAATAAAAGAAGCAGCTTTAACAGATGAATTAAACGTAGAAATCGACCAACTATTAAAGCGCAAGCTACAAGGTGATGAACTAGATATTGAACCACGTATTCAAATAGTTAATGACTTTTTAGAATTAGAAATGGAGCAAATTTACACATATATTCACTCACTGAAAACTGAAAAAAAGAACCCTACAGCAATATTAGATCAATTATTTAGAAGTACATTGAAGGAAGTTTGGGGTTAA
- a CDS encoding M48 family metallopeptidase, translating into MEKHQIHFGTQPIDFWIERKDVKNVNLNIKPDMRIEVSANDKVPLNFIYDFVKSKGSWILKNVKQFEEVRPLKQSEREYVSGESFKYLGKQYRLRVEQSAEEGVKYFRGFIYVHVQNPSNRSKKAKLVDAWYKEKAYKVFEESLNKMSALMGKYGVGKPHLEIRVMKARWGSAQIDNNTILINTELIKAPKYCIDYVILHELIHFKYNNHSENFYNMLFALMPDWEKRKKILDEEIVREL; encoded by the coding sequence ATGGAAAAGCACCAAATTCATTTTGGCACTCAGCCCATTGATTTTTGGATCGAACGAAAGGACGTTAAAAACGTCAATTTAAACATTAAACCTGACATGCGTATCGAAGTGTCGGCAAATGACAAAGTACCATTAAATTTTATATATGACTTTGTGAAAAGCAAAGGCTCGTGGATTTTAAAGAACGTAAAGCAGTTTGAAGAAGTGCGTCCGCTGAAGCAAAGTGAACGCGAGTATGTTAGTGGTGAGTCGTTCAAGTATTTAGGCAAACAATACCGTTTACGCGTCGAGCAATCAGCAGAAGAAGGCGTCAAATATTTCAGAGGTTTTATATATGTGCACGTACAAAATCCATCGAACCGTTCTAAAAAGGCAAAACTTGTAGATGCATGGTACAAGGAAAAGGCATATAAAGTATTTGAAGAATCGCTAAATAAGATGTCGGCATTAATGGGGAAGTACGGTGTTGGAAAACCTCACCTTGAAATCCGCGTCATGAAAGCGCGCTGGGGTTCCGCCCAAATCGACAACAATACGATTCTAATTAATACCGAACTGATTAAAGCGCCAAAATACTGCATTGATTATGTTATACTGCATGAACTAATACATTTTAAATACAACAACCATAGTGAAAACTTTTACAATATGCTATTTGCGCTAATGCCAGACTGGGAAAAGCGCAAAAAGATATTGGATGAAGAAATTGTGCGCGAACTTTAA
- the istA gene encoding IS21 family transposase, which translates to MLAMSEVNCIKTLRNEKGLSITEIANTMQVNWRTAKKYGDGDQLPQEKTHLKKGMMYDEKWGEIVVDWLEEDLKLKKKLRRTNKKMLEDLVKMGFKGSYRTLCNFIQEWKATEEEEADKGHERLNHPGGEAQVDFGVMEAVQDGEIIDVHALVMSFPASNTAFAVPMPGENLECFLGGLQMLFKQAGGIPLSIRIDNLTPAVKKVRKGDSEAQLTEAFRHFQQYYGFKVQVCNPRKGNEKGHVERKVGYVRYNFFSLPPVIKDLEDLGNQLEQQLANDRQRIHYKKEVLIDELWQLEQKQLIKLPEEPYPIFKQFLIKFNKYNEFKLDGHLIHVPRARNYVQLSCVTYWDSYKVITNDGEILLSDARPYMRKRRFIPWKEILKDWLKKPRVVGHSRYSNYLPARIKEYLTVPSLALRKQRINELLTLLLTHDMNDIDQNFYSYIGREVEETEHPYGVNWTEYDALSPKGTEALNHE; encoded by the coding sequence ATGCTAGCAATGTCTGAAGTTAATTGTATCAAAACATTACGAAATGAAAAAGGATTATCGATTACTGAAATCGCCAATACAATGCAAGTCAATTGGCGTACTGCCAAGAAATACGGTGATGGGGATCAGTTGCCGCAGGAGAAAACTCACCTGAAAAAAGGCATGATGTACGACGAAAAATGGGGAGAAATCGTAGTTGATTGGTTAGAAGAGGATTTAAAACTAAAGAAAAAATTACGCCGTACAAACAAGAAAATGCTTGAGGATCTAGTAAAGATGGGATTCAAAGGTTCTTACAGAACGCTTTGTAATTTTATTCAAGAATGGAAAGCAACAGAAGAAGAGGAAGCAGATAAAGGGCATGAACGTTTAAATCATCCAGGAGGAGAAGCACAGGTAGACTTCGGTGTAATGGAGGCTGTTCAAGATGGGGAAATTATTGATGTTCACGCATTAGTCATGTCATTCCCTGCAAGTAATACAGCATTTGCGGTGCCGATGCCTGGTGAAAACTTAGAATGTTTTTTAGGTGGACTTCAAATGTTGTTTAAACAGGCTGGTGGTATTCCTTTGAGCATTCGAATTGATAACCTAACACCTGCGGTGAAAAAAGTAAGAAAAGGAGATTCAGAGGCCCAATTAACCGAAGCCTTCCGACATTTCCAACAATATTACGGCTTTAAAGTGCAAGTGTGTAACCCACGCAAAGGAAATGAAAAAGGTCATGTAGAAAGAAAGGTTGGCTATGTACGCTATAATTTCTTTAGCTTGCCACCTGTCATTAAAGACCTTGAGGATTTAGGAAATCAATTAGAACAGCAGTTAGCAAATGATCGTCAACGAATTCATTATAAAAAGGAAGTACTGATTGATGAGCTATGGCAGCTTGAACAAAAGCAATTGATCAAATTACCTGAAGAACCATATCCGATATTTAAGCAGTTTCTGATAAAGTTTAATAAGTATAATGAATTCAAGCTTGATGGACATTTGATTCATGTACCAAGAGCAAGGAACTACGTCCAACTTTCTTGTGTGACATATTGGGATTCGTATAAAGTCATCACAAATGACGGTGAAATTCTATTATCTGATGCCCGTCCTTATATGAGAAAACGCCGTTTTATTCCTTGGAAGGAGATTTTAAAAGATTGGTTGAAAAAACCACGTGTTGTAGGGCATTCTCGTTATTCAAACTATTTACCAGCGCGTATTAAAGAGTATTTAACAGTGCCTTCGCTTGCCTTAAGAAAACAACGGATTAATGAATTACTGACGCTTTTACTCACACATGATATGAATGACATTGATCAAAACTTTTATAGTTATATTGGACGTGAGGTAGAAGAGACAGAACACCCTTACGGTGTGAATTGGACAGAATATGATGCCTTATCGCCAAAAGGAACGGAGGCGTTGAATCATGAATGA
- a CDS encoding TetR/AcrR family transcriptional regulator C-terminal domain-containing protein — protein MKYVKKVIYPNDQDSWETQMIELTSQYRKILLQVRDSAYVLIETPPITPFRLKLIQKIYDLFEQLGMK, from the coding sequence ATGAAGTATGTAAAAAAGGTTATTTATCCAAATGATCAGGATTCATGGGAAACGCAAATGATAGAGCTGACGAGTCAATATAGAAAAATATTACTTCAAGTACGAGATTCGGCTTATGTACTTATTGAAACACCACCCATAACGCCATTCCGTTTAAAGCTTATCCAAAAAATATATGACTTATTTGAACAATTAGGCATGAAATAG
- the istB gene encoding IS21-like element helper ATPase IstB codes for MNEAILTLCKQLRLAYVAEAIKVVPFTDPEEYIYQILLKEQLGREQAKIARNLKQARFIDTKTLESYQWHKDICLPSHLTKDELERLDFIRRKENIILVGAPGTGKTHLASALGRKACEQGFEVRFYRVSHLVEELEQALLVGKLKQFRSKLEKVDLMILDEMGYLPFGKEGAELLFQIISEFYEQKSLIITSNLEFSQWNRIFSDSRLTAALVDRLIHHAHIISYTGQSFRLTNALSRK; via the coding sequence ATGAATGAAGCGATTTTAACGCTCTGTAAGCAATTGAGATTGGCTTATGTGGCAGAAGCTATTAAAGTGGTACCTTTTACCGATCCAGAAGAATATATTTATCAAATTTTATTAAAAGAGCAGCTTGGCAGAGAACAAGCAAAAATAGCGCGTAATTTGAAGCAGGCACGTTTTATCGATACGAAGACGCTTGAAAGTTACCAGTGGCATAAAGATATTTGTTTACCTAGCCATTTAACAAAAGATGAATTAGAGCGACTAGATTTCATTCGAAGAAAAGAGAATATCATTTTAGTTGGAGCACCTGGAACAGGTAAAACTCATTTAGCTTCTGCACTTGGACGAAAAGCTTGTGAACAAGGATTTGAAGTGCGTTTTTATCGCGTTTCACATTTGGTTGAAGAATTAGAGCAAGCACTCCTTGTAGGGAAATTAAAGCAATTTAGAAGTAAATTAGAGAAAGTTGATTTAATGATTTTAGATGAAATGGGTTATTTGCCTTTTGGTAAAGAAGGAGCAGAATTACTGTTTCAAATTATTTCAGAGTTCTATGAACAAAAGAGCTTGATTATCACATCAAATTTAGAATTTAGTCAGTGGAACCGCATTTTCTCGGATTCACGTTTAACGGCAGCTCTGGTGGATCGTTTGATTCACCACGCCCATATTATTTCATACACGGGTCAGAGCTTCCGTTTAACCAATGCGTTGTCGAGAAAATAG